The following are encoded in a window of Kitasatospora sp. NBC_01250 genomic DNA:
- a CDS encoding DUF4244 domain-containing protein, with amino-acid sequence MVTFIASPSHERSGEGRAATGGLAAVRRLPVPSAVGPTAEVPDEVRSLGRPGRAGPASAPTHRRPRRRVRESVRYALHRFLRLLRRSFVDAGDEGMSTAEYAIGTVAACGFAALLYKVVTSDAVTTALTELVNRALHVV; translated from the coding sequence GTGGTGACCTTCATCGCGTCGCCGTCGCACGAGCGGTCGGGAGAGGGCCGAGCGGCGACCGGTGGACTGGCGGCCGTCCGGCGCCTGCCCGTGCCGTCGGCGGTCGGGCCGACGGCCGAAGTCCCGGATGAGGTGCGGTCCCTCGGGCGACCGGGGCGGGCCGGGCCGGCGTCCGCACCCACGCACCGCAGGCCGCGGCGGCGGGTGCGCGAGTCCGTCCGCTACGCGTTGCACCGGTTCCTGCGCCTTCTTCGTCGCAGCTTCGTCGACGCCGGCGACGAAGGGATGTCGACCGCCGAATACGCGATCGGAACGGTGGCGGCCTGCGGGTTCGCGGCCTTGCTGTACAAGGTCGTGACGAGTGATGCGGTGACCACCGCGCTGACCGAGCTGGTGAATCGGGCGCTCCATGTGGTCTGA
- a CDS encoding DEAD/DEAH box helicase: MPPSHRLPEALLDTLVASRGRSDRLTHTEHLPAREARYAPWPDSIRPEIRAAASELGVSRPWAHQAEAMNLAKEGQTVVIATGTASGKSLGYLAPVLSDLLDGTEAPNGRGATALYLAPTKALAADQRRRAAELAPDRVRAALYDGDTPPQEREWVRQYASYVLTNPDMLHRSILPAHPRWSSFLKALRYVVVDECHSYRGVFGSHVAQVLRRLRRLCRRYGSDPAFLLASATTAGPAAAAERLTGLPAVAVTEDASPRGPLVFALWEPPLTEHVGEHGAPVRRTATTEAAYLLTDLVAAGTRTVAFVRSRRAAELVALQAQDNLDAPLANRIAAYRGGYLPEERRALERDLHSGRLLGLASTSALELGVDVSGLDAVLMAGYPGTRASLWQQAGRAGREAQGALAVLIARDDPLDTYLVHHPEALFARPVEATVLDPDNPHVLAPHLCAAAAELPLGPDDLELFGPTTAQLLPVLEQRGLLRRRTDGSWYWTRRERAVDAVDLRGSGGNPVQIVEASTGRLLGTVDAAAAHTTVHTGAVHLHQGRTYLVRALDLEASAALVELANPSYTTSARDTTAISILATDRTVAWGEGSLNFGSVEVVNQVVGFLRKRISTGEILGETKLDLPPRTLRTRAVWWTVTEQQLLDALIPYDQLPGAAHAAEHASIGLLPLFATCDRWDIGGVSVPLHPDTQLPTVFVYDGHPGGAGFAEHGFRRAVQWLTATREAIASCECERGCPSCVQSPKCGNGNDPLDKAGAVRLLTALLAGAPGAGEEPGAEVEPG, encoded by the coding sequence ATGCCGCCCAGCCATCGCCTGCCCGAGGCCCTGCTCGACACCCTGGTCGCCAGCCGGGGCCGCTCGGACCGGCTCACCCATACGGAGCATCTCCCCGCGCGCGAGGCGCGCTATGCCCCTTGGCCCGACTCGATTCGCCCCGAGATCCGCGCCGCCGCCTCGGAGCTCGGTGTCTCCCGGCCCTGGGCGCACCAGGCCGAGGCGATGAATCTGGCCAAGGAGGGCCAAACTGTGGTGATCGCCACAGGGACCGCCTCGGGCAAGTCGCTCGGCTACCTGGCACCGGTGCTGAGCGATCTGCTGGACGGCACCGAGGCGCCGAACGGCCGCGGCGCGACCGCGCTCTACCTCGCCCCGACCAAGGCCCTCGCGGCCGACCAGCGCCGCCGGGCCGCCGAGCTCGCCCCGGACCGGGTGCGCGCCGCGCTCTACGACGGCGACACCCCGCCGCAGGAGCGCGAGTGGGTCCGCCAGTACGCGAGCTACGTGCTGACCAATCCCGACATGCTGCACCGGAGCATCCTGCCCGCGCACCCCCGCTGGTCCTCCTTCCTGAAGGCGCTGCGCTACGTGGTGGTGGACGAGTGCCACAGCTACCGCGGCGTCTTCGGCTCCCACGTCGCCCAGGTACTGCGCCGACTGCGCCGGCTCTGCCGCCGGTACGGCTCCGACCCGGCCTTCCTGCTCGCCTCCGCGACCACCGCAGGTCCGGCCGCGGCCGCCGAACGGCTCACCGGGCTGCCCGCGGTCGCGGTGACCGAGGACGCCTCGCCCCGCGGCCCCCTGGTCTTCGCCCTCTGGGAGCCGCCGCTCACCGAACACGTCGGCGAGCACGGTGCCCCGGTCCGGCGGACCGCCACCACCGAGGCCGCCTATCTGCTCACCGACCTGGTGGCGGCCGGCACCAGGACCGTGGCCTTCGTACGCTCCCGGCGCGCCGCCGAACTGGTCGCGCTGCAGGCCCAGGACAACCTCGACGCACCGCTCGCCAACCGGATCGCCGCCTACCGGGGCGGCTACCTGCCCGAGGAGCGCCGCGCCCTGGAGCGCGACCTGCACTCCGGACGGCTGCTCGGTCTGGCCTCCACCTCGGCGCTGGAGCTGGGCGTCGACGTCTCCGGCCTGGACGCCGTGCTGATGGCGGGCTACCCCGGCACCCGCGCCTCCCTGTGGCAGCAGGCTGGACGGGCCGGGCGCGAGGCCCAGGGGGCGCTGGCCGTCCTGATCGCCCGCGACGATCCGTTGGACACCTACCTGGTGCACCACCCGGAGGCGCTCTTCGCCCGCCCGGTGGAAGCGACGGTGCTCGATCCCGACAATCCGCACGTGCTCGCTCCGCACCTGTGCGCCGCCGCCGCCGAACTCCCGCTCGGGCCGGACGACCTGGAGCTGTTCGGTCCCACGACCGCCCAGCTGCTGCCGGTGCTGGAACAGCGGGGGCTGCTGCGTCGCCGGACCGACGGCTCCTGGTACTGGACCCGCCGTGAACGAGCGGTCGACGCGGTCGACCTGCGCGGCAGCGGCGGCAATCCGGTCCAGATCGTCGAGGCGTCCACCGGGCGACTGCTCGGCACCGTCGACGCGGCCGCCGCGCACACCACGGTGCACACCGGCGCCGTCCACCTCCACCAGGGGCGCACCTACCTGGTCCGGGCCCTCGACCTGGAGGCCTCGGCGGCCCTGGTCGAACTCGCCAACCCCTCGTACACCACCTCGGCCCGCGACACCACGGCCATCTCGATCCTCGCCACCGACCGCACCGTGGCCTGGGGCGAGGGCAGCCTCAACTTCGGCTCGGTCGAGGTCGTCAACCAGGTGGTCGGCTTCCTGCGCAAGCGGATCTCCACCGGCGAGATCCTCGGTGAGACCAAGCTCGACCTGCCGCCCAGGACGCTGCGGACCAGGGCGGTCTGGTGGACCGTCACCGAGCAGCAACTGCTGGACGCGCTGATCCCCTACGACCAGTTGCCCGGCGCCGCCCACGCGGCCGAGCACGCCTCGATCGGTCTGCTGCCGCTCTTCGCGACCTGCGACCGCTGGGACATCGGCGGCGTCTCGGTGCCGCTGCACCCGGACACCCAGTTGCCGACCGTCTTCGTCTACGACGGCCACCCCGGCGGGGCCGGCTTCGCCGAGCACGGATTTCGACGCGCGGTGCAGTGGCTGACCGCAACCCGCGAGGCCATCGCCTCCTGCGAGTGCGAGCGCGGCTGCCCGTCCTGCGTCCAGTCGCCCAAGTGCGGGAACGGCAACGACCCGCTGGACAAGGCCGGGGCCGTCCGGCTGCTGACCGCGCTCCTCGCCGGCGCGCCCGGTGCCGGGGAGGAGCCCGGTGCCGAGGTCGAACCCGGGTAG
- a CDS encoding TadE family type IV pilus minor pilin, translating to MTAETAVVVPSLVLLLAMLLWGVLAGAAQLRCIDAARVAARTAARGDADAVAKAAVVAPPGATIQVLAGGDTVSVLVEAKCLGVGRLASALSVTVSATAVAAREDRIGREVE from the coding sequence GTGACCGCGGAGACGGCGGTGGTGGTGCCTTCACTGGTGCTGCTGCTCGCGATGCTCCTGTGGGGCGTTCTGGCCGGGGCCGCGCAGCTCCGGTGCATCGACGCCGCGCGGGTCGCGGCCCGGACGGCGGCACGGGGTGACGCCGACGCTGTCGCCAAGGCCGCCGTGGTCGCCCCGCCGGGGGCGACCATCCAGGTGCTCGCGGGCGGCGACACGGTCTCGGTCCTGGTGGAAGCGAAGTGTCTCGGGGTCGGGCGGCTGGCATCCGCGCTCTCGGTGACGGTCTCGGCAACAGCCGTGGCCGCACGGGAGGACCGGATCGGAAGGGAGGTGGAGTGA